The genomic interval CGTCCCCCTCCATATCGTCGCCCGGCGGGAGGAGATCGATCTTCCGGCCGCGCAGCGCGCCGTCGCCGACCTGCTGACGGCGCTCGGGCGCGACCCGCAGAGCGCGCATCTGGCGGACACCCCGCGCCGGGTCGCGAACGCCTACGCGGAGATGCTCACGCCGCGCGAGTTCGAGCTGACCACGTTCCCGAACGACGAGGGGTACGACGAGCTCGTGCTGGCCAAGGACATCCCGGTGCAGTCGCTGTGCGAGCACCACCTGCTGCCGTTCCAGGGCGTCGCGCACGTCGGGTACCTGCCCGGTGACCGCATCCTCGGGCTGTCGAAGCTGGCCCGGGTGGTGGAGCTGTTCGCCCGCGACTTCCAGGTGCAGGAGCGGCTGACCAAGCAGGTCGCCGACTGGCTCCAGGACCACCTCGACCCGAAGGGGGTCGGTGTGGTGATCGAGGCCGAGCATCAGTGCATGTCGCTGCGCGGAGTCCGCGCGACCGGCTCGCGGACGGTCACGTCGTCGCTGCAGGGGATCCTGCGCGACAACCCCAGCTCGCGGCAGGAGTTCTTCGCGCTGACCGGCCTCACCCCGTAGGCCGGGCGGTCAGTCCGAAGGTTCGATCCGGTGGTTCGATGCGGAGGTGCGGTCAGGCCGACGCGACCGCCGGCGGGTGGTGACGGGTGCGGCGTCCGGTGGCCAGGATATGGGTGAGCTCGCCCGGCAGGAGGTCGGTGCCCGGCACCGGCTCCATCTCGGAGACGTCCAGC from Kribbella sp. NBC_00709 carries:
- the folE gene encoding GTP cyclohydrolase I FolE, whose translation is MAISADLESVPLHIVARREEIDLPAAQRAVADLLTALGRDPQSAHLADTPRRVANAYAEMLTPREFELTTFPNDEGYDELVLAKDIPVQSLCEHHLLPFQGVAHVGYLPGDRILGLSKLARVVELFARDFQVQERLTKQVADWLQDHLDPKGVGVVIEAEHQCMSLRGVRATGSRTVTSSLQGILRDNPSSRQEFFALTGLTP